Proteins found in one Planococcus citri chromosome 2, ihPlaCitr1.1, whole genome shotgun sequence genomic segment:
- the kel gene encoding ring canal kelch homolog, with the protein MNSLDNSTAIDPFAPESSSSGKLLRYASQNSLDESSQKQVSKNKPKERPPYENDHHSRKSLQFLNKMRIDKVLCDVVLVAEDTQIHAHRTVLAGCSSYFYAMFTKFEERKHDRVVLKDLDGLALELLIEYVYTGKIYVTEDNVQSLLPAANLLQLTYVRDACCEFLESQLHPSNCLGIRAFADLHGCLNLLAQSDEYVEHHFSEVVEGEEFLSLSIKQVIQLIQNDKLIVRTEEEVFECVINWVKHDEENRKAHLPVLMEHVRLPLTSREYLLQRVDHEPLLRADLQCKDFIIEALKYHLMKSEQQTSVKTVRTTPREANKHKSLLVVGGQAPKAIRSVECYDLKEQKWFIAADIPNRRCRAGLVLLGNKVYAVGGFNGSQRVKSVDVYDIQTNTWSSGVDMGARRSTLGVAVLGNKIYAVGGFDGVNGLETAEVFDPKTQLWSPIAAMSTRRSSVGVGVLNDLLYAVGGYDGISRQCLSTVECFCPETSAWLPVAEMSCKRSGAGVGVMDGILYAVGGHDGPTVRNTVEAFDPTVGQWKTIADMSLCRRNAGVVSYNGFLYVVGGDDGTTNLSSVEVYCANTNTWKLLPKSMSIGRSYAGVTLIDKPPNLLL; encoded by the exons ATGAATTCCTTGGACAATAGTACTGCGATTGATCCATTTGCTCCAGAAAGTTCAAG CAGTGGAAAATTACTACGATATGCTAGTCAAAACTCCTTAGATGAAAGTTCTCAGAAAcaagtttcgaaaaataaacCTAAAGAAAGGCCACCATATGAAAATGATCATCATTCGCGAAAATCCTTACAATTTCTCAACAAAATGCGGAT TGACAAAGTCTTATGTGATGTGGTTCTGGTTGCCGAAGATACTCAAATCCATGCTCATCGTACTGTTCTAGCTGGATGTAGTTCCTATTTTTATGCAATGTTTACTAAATTCGAAGAAAGAAAACATGACCGTGTTGTTTTGAAAGATTTGGATGGACTAGCCTTAGAATTATTAATCGAGTATGTGTATACTGGTAAAATTTACGTTACCGAAGATAATGTTCAg tcgTTGTTACCTGCCGCAAACTTGCTTCAATTGACTTACGTAAGGGATGCTTGTTGCGAATTTTTAGAAAGTCAGTTACATCCTTCGAATTGTCTCGGTATACGAGCGTTTGCTGATTTACATGGTTGTTTAAACTTACTCGCACAATCTGACGAATATGTCGAACATCATTTTTC ggaGGTTGTCGAAGGAGaagaatttttatcattatcaatAAAGCAAGTTATTCAATTGATTCAAAACGATAAATTGATCGTTCGAACTGAAGAAGAA GTGTTCGAATGTGTCATAAATTGGGTGAAACATGACGAAGAAAATCGAAAAGCGCACCTCCCTGTACTTATGGAACATGTTCGGCTACCTCTTACCAGTAGAGAATATTTACTACAGCGAGTTGACCATGAGCCACTTTTACGCGCTGATCTACAAT GTAAAGACTTTATTATTGAAGCTCTGAAATATCATTTGATGAAATCCGAACAACAAACGTCAGTTAAAACTGTCCGTACAACTCCCAGAGAGGCTAATAAACACAAA TCTCTTTTGGTGGTCGGAGGTCAAGCACCGAAAGCTATCAGAAGTGTCGAATGTTATGACTTGAAAGAACAGAAATGGTTTATTGCTGCCGATATTCCAAACAGAAGATGCAGAGCGGGCTTGGTTCTTCTTGGAAACAAAGTATACGCTGTTGGCGGATTCAATGGTTCTCAGCGTGTGAAAAGTGTCGATGTTTATGATATTCAAACCAATACGTGGAGTTCTGGTGTTGATATGGGAGCTAGAAGATCAACTTTGGGAGTTGCTGTTTTGGGGAATAAAATTTACGCT GTTGGTGGATTTGATGGAGTAAATGGCTTGGAAACGGCTGAAGTATTTGATCCAAAAACTCAGCTGTGGTCTCCAATCGCAGCTATGTCAACTAGAAGGAGTAGTGTTGGTGTCGGTGTTTTGAATGATCTGCTGTATGCT GTTGGAGGATACGATGGTATTTCTCGTCAGTGCCTAAGTACAGTGGAATGTTTTTGCCCCGAAACGAGTGCTTGGCTTCCAGTAGCCGAAATGTCATGTAAACGAAGTGGAGCTGGTGTTGGTGTCATGGATGGTATATTATATGCTGTCGGAGGTCACGATGGACCTACTGTTCGAAACACTGTTGAAGCATTTGATCCTACCGTTGGACAATGGAAAACAATCGCTGATATGTCTCTGTGTAGAAGAAATGCTG GCGTTGTTTCGTATAATGGATTTTTATACGTTGTGGGTGGAGATGACGGCACAACAAATTTGTCTTCCGTAGAAGTATATTGCGCTAATACGAACACGTGGAAATTGTTACCGAAATCCATGAGTATTGGTCGAAGCTATGCCGGTGTAACGTTGATAGATAAACCACCTAATTTATTATTATGA